Within Microcebus murinus isolate Inina chromosome 8, M.murinus_Inina_mat1.0, whole genome shotgun sequence, the genomic segment CAGGCGGCGGCcgaccccctccctgcccccacaggaCCCCGCAGCCCGGGCGCGCCTACCTCCAGAGCTGGGTGCTGGCCGGCACCAGGTCCACCCCGTGGCCGATGATCCTCGCCACGCTGCCCGCCGGGAAGCCGGGCGTGAGCTGGGCCCCCTCCAGGGCGggcagcctctgcctcctgcGCACCACGGGCACCAGGCTGAAGCGGACGGTCCTCCAGCCGCTGGACACCAGCAGGGTCAGGCACAGAGGCTCCTCCCGCAGGCTGGCCGCGCTGAGCGAACCTGCAACGGCCACGCGGCTGCTctcccgcccggcccggccccgagggACACTCCCCAGCCACCCCGCTGCCACTCAGCCCCAGACCCCTCGACACCTCTCACCTGCAGCCCCCACCAGGACACCTGTGTCCCTCCCGGCCCCCAGGATGCACCCGCCCAGGCAGCAAGGCCGGTCACCCGCACGGCGGTCAGCTACGGACATGGCGGCCTCAGGGACGGGGTTTCTGTGTGTCCTGCACCCTGCAGCCCAGCCGTGATGGCATCTATCCACGCCTTCCCGAGGCTGCCTGGGGCCCAGGTCCCCCCGGAGACTGTGCTCACCCCACGActgcccaggctgggccaggagggATCCAgacctgcccctcctgccccttggAAGCCTCCCCGATCAACCATGTGCACAGAAATCCCCACGTCCAACTTGGGTCTAGGGGACAGGCCTGCACCAGCTGGTCCTCACACTCTGGCCGGGCCCCAGCTTCAGGTCTGTGTGGGAGGAGAGGTCAGCACAGTGGGGTGCGCAGGTCAGAGGTCAGGGCAGCCCACCCGACCCGCTGGGAGCCAGGCCCAGACCGGCACATGGGCAGGTTCCAAAGGGatccccctcacctgccccttGGAGAAAGATCTTCCTGTGGGTGAGCATGGGGCTGTGTCCCCCCACCCAGCGCTGGGGCCCTTCAGGAAGGAGCCGCCCCAGCTGTCGCCCCCTCTGCAGCCACCGTCACCCACTGGGCAGCTCTGagccacccctccaccccccggCACCCACCACAGCAGTCGGGCCCCGCCACCTGGGCCACTCTATTCCCACGTGGCCCCTAGCATGAGGGAGGGACCGGCCCTCTCCACACCCTAAGGCCACCATGGGTGGCTGCGTGTCCTTGTCCACTGCCGGCTGCACGTGCTGTCAGGCAGTGGCAGCTTGGAGGGCAGCCAGCCCCACCACGGCCCCGGCTGGTCACACCGGTTCCCAGGGTGGGGGCAACCTGAACCCGTGACCCCAGCTCCCTGCTAAGCTGAGTGTCAGGAAACAATGCCTGGAATTTCCCGCACACCCAGCGCAGGGGCCCCCTgggggaaggcagggctggggggggcggcTGGCAGCACAGACTGAACCAGATGGCTGCAGGGCCCGGCAGAGCCTCCTACCCACCCAGCAGGTGGGTCCGTCTCCCAGGTGGGCCCATGGGTGACAGGGCCGGGTGGCCACGGCTGTGTCAGGTCAGACAAGGGACAGAAATGGTCTCCCCAGCCACTCGAGGTAATTAGGAGGTTCAGGAGACGACCAGGTAAGGTGCTcacaggctgcagggcagggtgAGGGCTGGCATGGGCGGCCAGAATCCGACACCTGATGACAGGCTCTGGCGGCCGAGAGGTCAGGCTGGTCACTTGGCCCAGACaccaggcaggtgtggggaggggctTCGGTGGGGTCCCTCCAGCGTTGGACATATGTCCAGGAGCCGAGGACCCTTTGGATCTCCCAGCCGCGTGCTGTGCCGACACCCCTTCCCTGACCACCGGACGTGCCGGAGGAAAGGTGGGTCCCCCACTGCCGGGCCCACCTGGATGTGCAGCCGGACCTGCCCCTCAGTCAGGCAGCTGACCTCCCCCCGCCACCACTGATGTAAGGGTCGAACACCAGGGAGGGGACTTGAGGTGACAAACCCCTGTGAGGACATGCATGGCTCACCTGTGACAGGCCTGTCCCCCCCCCAAGGGAAGCAGGACATTCTGTGGGGTCCCAGTGCCCTGCCAGGACAGCCTGAGGTCTCGCCCTGACCCAGGAGGACGGCCCCTTCGCTCAGGCCGCCATCCTGGCCCCTGCGCAGGCTGTGCCTGACCTCGCAGCCCCAGCACGCGGCCCTGCTGGAGGAGGCCACGGTGTCCACCACCCCCCCCCCGGGGGACCCTGCCCACCCGGGCTCAGATTCACCCCAGATCACAGCAAGGAGACCCCAGAGGAGAGACTGGGCCAGGTGGCGGGCACAGGTGAGGTCCAACCTGGGGCCCAAGACACCACTTAGCAACTGGGCCGTAAGTGGATGCAGGCATGAGCACACGGGCACACATGCATGCCCACTGCTGCACtcgcacacgcgtgcacacgcaCCCCTCCCAGCCAGACACTGGAAGCGGGGAGCAGCAGAGCAGCCCCTGCCGAGAGGCTTTGGCCAGTTAGTCGCAACCGCGAAGACCCCACTATGGAGATCACCACGTAAAACCCAGAGAACGCGAAACGCACGGCCCGACTTTTGGGAGGTGTTTGGACCTCACAGTGATGTCTCCCAGCTCACGTGCCCCCGACACGCACACTGACAACACACGCCGTGCACACATGCACGGTGATCACACGCATGTGCACTCACACACTTGCACACAGACTCCCATGCAGTGGGCAGGTCACCCTGTGGGCACACATTCATATGGCTGTGCGACCACATGCAGGATTCACACACAGGCATGTGGACACTGTGCAGTGGGCAAGTCACCCTGTGAGCACAGTCACACAGCTGTGCAACCACACACAGCTCTCACGCATGCACACGGACTCCCATGCAGTGGGCAAGTCATCCCGTGAGCACAGTCACACAGCTATGCAACCACACACAGCTCTCACGCATGCACACGGACTCCCATGCAGTGGGCAAGTCATCCCGTGAGCACAGTCACACAGCTGTGCAACCATACACAGCTCTCACACGCATGCACGCAGACACCCACGCAGTGGGCAGGTCACCTCGTGAGCACACTCACACGGCTGTGTGACCACACGCAGCACTCACCCGTGCACACAGACACCCACGCAGTGGGCAGGTCACCCCGTGAGCACACTCACATGGCTGTGCGACCACACGCAGCACTCACACGCGTGCACTACCTGGCGCGATGAGGCTGTGGTGCTTGCAGTGCACGATGGCCGCCACCAGCAGGTCCCTGAGCACGCGCAGGACCTTGCCGGGCTCGATGTGGCCGCGGCACCCGGCGCCGTCCTCCGCGCAGGCGCTGAAGACGTCGTCGCTGGTCCAGCGCTCCAAGCCGGCCCCTTCGCGGGGGACGCCCAGGCGGCAGGTCGGGGGGCCGCCCCCCGGCTCGGCGGGCCCGGGCTCCTCAATCAGCAGGGCCTCGGCGTCCACCCGCAGGGGCACCTCCACGCGCAGCGGGCCGTCCGAGGAGCGCAGCGCGAACTGGAAGGCCTCCAGGTCGCGGGAGTAGTCCACCACGAAGCGCGCGTCCAGCGCGTGCACGCGCTCCAGGACCGTGAGCAGCACGTTCTCCGCGCGCTGGTAGTCCTGCACCCGGGGCGCCGCCCGCGAGCGGATGGCCCCGAGGTAGTGGTGCCACAGGGACACCTGCCCGGCCGCGGCGGGGCCGGAGGGGGCCAGCATCCCTGCGGCCACCGGCCGTGCGggcgggctgggaggaggagaggcaccTGCCCAGGTGAGGAGCGGGTCTGGGGTGGGGCGCCAGCTACCCGCAGAGCAGAATTCCGGAGCAAGGGCTCGGCTGGTGGTTAAATAGCTGCGTGGGGCCTAGGCCTTTGAAGTGGGGTGAGTCAGTCAGCGACAATCAGGCATGTCCCAGGGCAGGCCGCCCGGCCAccgccccctccctcctgtcATCCAGGCCCAAGGCACAGCCCTGGCACTCAGGCTCCCCGAGTCCCTGGAGAGATGTCACTCAGGACCTGGCACCCCTGGGCGGTGCTGTCCTGGGGGGCCTGTGTCCCTaggcccctccctcccttgtCCCCGTAGCTGGGGGCACAGAGTCTGCAAATtgggcctcccctgccccagcctcccccgcAGGTGGGAGGGGACCAGGGCATCCCCCGGCTcaggtgaggaaagtgaggcaggcGGTGGCTGCCCAGGCCCGCGGCTTCTCCAGGGCAGCCTGGAACGAACACAAGGAGCCCCCGGCCAGGACCGGGGCTACGTCTCCTGACATTCCCCTCAGACACCTGTGCCTGTCTCGGGGGCAGGTGCCCCACACCTGGTGCAGGCCGAAGCCCAGGTGTGaaccctgcctctccctgctggCCGTGCTCCAACAGGGCCTGGGACCCCGGGCTGCCCACCCTGCGCCCCTCGGCCCTCTGTATGAGGGGAGCCAGCACCCACCTGGCCTGGGAGCTGGAGCTCACCTGGTTCAGGGAAGCAGTCTCCGTGGCCTAGCCTGCTCGCAGCTGGAAAGCCCCGCCCTGCTGGCCCCCCCAGCACCTGTGCGTGCAGCGCCCCGCCCGCTCCGCCCGCCTCCCTGCTCAGGGCTGAGCACGTCCCAACCGGCAGGCGGGAGCCACCCACCGACCCTTGGCCCCACCAGTTGGCCGTGCATGCTGGTGCTCACTCAGCCTGGCAGCGTCTGCAAACGGCAAACGCAGAGGTGGCCCCAGCCAGGCGCCCCGGAGACCCGGCCCCTGCAGCCCCACACTCGGGCCGAAGACCTGGGAGCTGGGCCTGGGTCAGAGCCACAGGCAGAACTGGGCCCCCAGGACGGCTTGTTCGGGGCTGGGCGGCAGCTCTCACTGCCTGGTTCTGGGAAGCCCCCCTGCGGGCTGCAGCCCAGTGAGTAGGTCTCTGCTCCCATGCCTCCCAGGACGGGGAGCTCACCACCTCACAGGGCAGCCCAGGAGATAGATTTTCCTCCTGGAACCTGGCCCAGTGCACTCCTGTCCTCTGGGGTTGCCCAGAGcacgcctgcccctcccccagggcagccGCTTGGGTCCAAGGACCCACCCGCCCTCGGCCCCTCACACCCGGAGTCCCTCCAGCTCTGCCTTCCCAGGAGCCGCACCTAGGaggccagcccccaccccaccccggtgccagctcccagcccagcccccctccaGGGCCCCTAAGGCATCTTACAGGCACCTCTAACTCAACAAGCCCCCCAGGCACCTCCAATCTCCCACCCAAAGTGCTCCCACCCGGCCCCCTCTGGGCTCCCCTCTGCCCAGTTGGTCCCAAtctgcccctccctgcagcccccacagCCTGTGCCCTGTCTTTTCGCCATCGGCTTATTTCACTGGGCACGGCGTCCTCAAGGGCCACCCGAGTCGCGGCATGTGTCAGAGTTTCCTTCCTCCCAAGGCTGAGTGACGTCCTGTCGCGTGGATGGACCACGCCCACTCAGCCACTGCCCTCCGTGGACACCTGGCTGCCTCCCCGTTGGCTGCTGTGAGCCACGCCCAGGAATCCGGGATCACGTGGCGATCCCGTgttgagtttcttttttattttcttatcttttatttttttaattttttaatatatatttttttgagaatgagtctcactgttgcccgggctaaagtgcagtggcgtcagcctagctcacagcaacctcaaactcctgggctcaagcaatcctgctgcctcagcctcccatgtagcagggactacaggcgtgcgccaccatgcctggctaatttttttgtatatatatttttagttggtcgattaatttctttctttttttagtagacgggatcttgctcttgctcaggctggtttcgaactcctgacctcgagtgatctgcctgcctcggcctcccagagtgctgggattacaggcgtgagccaccgcgcccagcccattgCGTGGAGTTTTAACACCCAGCAGCCCCCGCCTCCCCCGGTCCCCAGGcagggcccctcccccaggacaAGTGTCCGAGGGCAggtccccagcctccctgccacccccagcacGTGTCCATGGCAGTGTTGTCCCCAAACCCctcagatggatggatgattggggAGTGAAGGGCCAagtcccctctcccacccagggACCCGCTCGTGACTTGCCCTCCTGGGCCCTCCTGGGACCCGGCACAGGTACCCGGCACAGGTACCCAGCACAGGTGCCCGGCCGGCCTCTCCTGGCCACACACTGTGCTGGCCCCGGGCCCACCTGGTCTGACACCCCTGACCCAGACAGGACCTTGGAGGTCACACGAAACGCATGTTCTCCTGGGTCAGTCCGCCGCCTCGCCGGCCAACACCCTGCCTCCTCAGACGGGAACGAGGCCGGTGCCGGACAGGTGTGCAGGACAGGTGTGCAGGACAGGTGTGCAGGACAGATGGCGCTGACGTGTCCGCAGAAGACGGTTCACGGGCCGggcagccctggggaggagggaatgtgGCGCCCCAGCCTCATGGCCCCCGGGCATCCCCTCCTGCACAGTCACCGGGGATCCGACTGGCTTTCCGTCACTGTCCCAGCTCTGGCGGTGACTCCCTGCCCCCAGGGTGAGGCCTCGATGCAGAGCGCCAGTCCGATGGCGTGGCGACGACTCACGAGAGGTGTGGCTCCCGCACGTGGCAGAGGCGTGGCTGGCCCGGGTCACGACCCCTCTGGGTTCTGACCGAGGCATGTCCCCCAACATGCTGGACAGGAAGTGGAAGTAGACCACAGGCTCTGTGGTTGCACCAAAATCCAGCCTGCTCTGGTCCTGGCTTGGGCAGGTGCCACAGCTGACTGCCCCGTGGCCTGCCGGGCGGGCATCTGTCATGTGTCCACCACTGAGGCCAGCCACCATGTCCCAGTGTCCCACGTGCGGCCAGGAGGACTGAGAACTGTCCCACAGGAGCGGGGAGCCAGAGATTAGGTGACGTGTTCTGAGGCTGTCACCCACTAAGGGTTTGTGCTTCAGGAAGGTGACAATGAAAAAACCTGGCATCCTCCAAGCGCAGAGGCGTCACCCCTTACGGCCTGCTGGGCAGACACGGCTGGTGGCCCTGTGCAGGGCGTGGACATCGCACACCGTCCCCAAGCCCCAGCAGGGAGCCAGGGTCCAGGGAGCGAGAGCTCGGCCCTGTTAGGATGTGCGCAGGACTGGCCAGGGCCCCTCTGCACCCCACCGTCCCCGATGGCCCGTCCCGCAGTCACCCCCACCAGGTGAGGACCTCTGGCACATGCTCCATTCATTCTAGAACATTCCCTGGGGGCTGTGCCTTCTGCCTTCTCCTTCCAGCCTGTCAATGGCCCTGGACCGGGAGCCCGGCGCGCAGACACCCTGCAGGGAGGCCAAAGAAGGTAGACGGAGGTCACGGGGCTCCTCCGCACGGccacagtggggtggggggaggggcggcagcgtggcaggtgggggggggttCCAGACAGACCAGGAGGCCACAGGCTGCACTGGACgccgggcgggggcagggggcagacTCACAGGCCGGCCGTATGGGGAGCGTCCGGGGACTGGGGGGCAGGAGGGTCTGCCCTGGGTGGACGCAGAGGCCCCAGCACGCAGGCCAGGGACCAAACTTCCTGGTTGGCCAGGACTCTCCCAGGAAACCCCTCCTC encodes:
- the MAB21L4 gene encoding protein mab-21-like 4, whose protein sequence is MLAPSGPAAAGQVSLWHHYLGAIRSRAAPRVQDYQRAENVLLTVLERVHALDARFVVDYSRDLEAFQFALRSSDGPLRVEVPLRVDAEALLIEEPGPAEPGGGPPTCRLGVPREGAGLERWTSDDVFSACAEDGAGCRGHIEPGKVLRVLRDLLVAAIVHCKHHSLIAPGSLSAASLREEPLCLTLLVSSGWRTVRFSLVPVVRRRQRLPALEGAQLTPGFPAGSVARIIGHGVDLVPASTQLWRTSTDYLLTRLLAALGALQGHRLDSLSVLDRVNHESWRDGGRRAGLTFSHLKTVLLWACVLFPAPEDWAELQGAVYRLLVVLLSCLATRNLPHFLHPELNLLQDGGLDLNAVYQRVEAFASQPEASLRIHATHLGRSPPPRIGGGVKALLQLPASDPAYWATAYFDVLLDKFQVFNIQDKDRISAMQSIFRKTKTLGGEES